One window from the genome of bacterium encodes:
- a CDS encoding HEPN domain-containing protein, whose protein sequence is MSAPHEEWLTRAENDLRFAELGLREGFYSQVCFLSQQVVEKCFKGMLVALGRSYPKSHSLRELASKLPELSLKKHSEALTILDGYYVPIRYPDAAPGMKAGGAPNKGEARVAIDTARAIWDIVTKYLSKKG, encoded by the coding sequence ATGAGCGCGCCGCATGAGGAATGGCTGACACGCGCCGAGAACGACCTCCGTTTTGCGGAGCTTGGTCTGCGGGAGGGTTTTTATTCGCAGGTCTGTTTTCTCTCACAGCAGGTCGTGGAGAAGTGCTTCAAAGGCATGCTTGTCGCACTGGGCAGGTCTTATCCCAAGAGCCACAGCCTGCGCGAACTGGCGTCAAAGCTCCCGGAGCTTTCATTGAAGAAACACTCAGAGGCGCTGACGATCCTCGACGGTTATTATGTTCCCATCAGGTATCCCGATGCAGCCCCTGGCATGAAAGCCGGGGGGGCGCCCAATAAGGGCGAGGCGCGTGTTGCGATCGACACCGCGCGTGCGATATGGGACATCGTCACCAAGTACCTTTCAAAGAAAGGTTGA